One window of Mycoplasma cottewii genomic DNA carries:
- a CDS encoding holo-ACP synthase: MKIGIDIVENKRIKLNDNFICKILSENEIKIFKTKTKAEQREFVSGRWAVKEAIIKSLDDPISMNKIDINYINSKPVILNEGLKNISISISHEKKYSVGMAVRVDD; this comes from the coding sequence ATGAAAATAGGAATAGATATTGTTGAAAATAAAAGAATTAAATTAAATGATAATTTTATTTGTAAAATATTATCTGAAAATGAAATTAAGATATTTAAAACTAAAACTAAAGCTGAACAAAGAGAATTTGTTTCAGGACGTTGAGCTGTTAAAGAAGCTATTATAAAAAGTTTAGATGATCCTATTAGTATGAATAAAATAGATATAAATTATATAAATTCAAAACCTGTTATTTTAAATGAAGGATTAAAAAATATATCAATATCAATTTCTCATGAAAAAAAATATTCAGTAGGAATGGCGGTAAGAGTTGATGATTAA
- a CDS encoding MIP/aquaporin family protein, which produces MTSQSVILTELFGTMLLIILGNGIVANVVLKGTKGQNAGWISITAGWGFAVFVAAMISSALGGVAHLNPAVTVMSAISSKSWEFAGIKSGFNGAGLFFVVLIVQLIGAMLGQIVVDVLHLNHIKLTKQDEDFQTRFLAIHSTGATQKSISLNFLMEFVGTAVLLFAIIGVGKTAFSSYGPLAVGLAVFSIGLSLGGTTGYAINPARDLGPRIVHALLPCKAKGSSDWKYSWIPVAAPISAAVVVGLIAMAL; this is translated from the coding sequence ATGACATCGCAAAGTGTTATATTAACAGAGTTATTTGGTACAATGCTTTTAATTATTTTAGGTAATGGTATTGTAGCTAACGTTGTTTTAAAAGGTACAAAAGGTCAAAATGCAGGTTGAATTTCAATTACTGCAGGATGAGGATTTGCTGTGTTTGTTGCAGCTATGATTTCAAGTGCTCTTGGAGGAGTTGCTCATTTAAACCCAGCAGTAACAGTTATGAGTGCAATTTCATCAAAAAGTTGAGAATTTGCAGGTATTAAATCAGGATTTAATGGAGCAGGATTATTCTTTGTAGTTCTAATAGTTCAATTAATCGGAGCTATGTTAGGACAAATTGTTGTTGACGTTTTACACTTAAACCACATTAAATTAACAAAACAAGACGAAGATTTCCAAACTAGATTTTTAGCAATTCACTCAACTGGAGCTACTCAAAAATCAATTTCATTAAACTTCTTAATGGAATTTGTTGGAACTGCAGTATTATTATTCGCAATTATTGGAGTAGGAAAAACTGCATTTAGTTCATATGGTCCATTAGCAGTAGGATTAGCAGTATTTTCAATAGGTCTATCTCTTGGAGGAACAACTGGATACGCTATTAACCCAGCTCGTGACTTAGGACCTAGAATCGTTCATGCATTATTACCATGTAAAGCAAAAGGAAGTTCAGATTGAAAATACTCATGAATTCCAGTAGCAGCACCAATTTCAGCAGCCGTTGTTGTTGGATTAATCGCTATGGCTTTATAA
- a CDS encoding signal peptidase II, with product MIFKDKILEWKVKLKQYNFEWKYKLFVCAPILIFLIGSDLITKIIVANKFELGQEAKLIPGFIKLKYTINLGMAYGGLEDKQYLVISIASIITFLLIIFFIFLNNKKWLIALVFILSGSFANLIARSWAPLNENSKPGGVIDFLVWDISWVKASYIFNLADLWVNVGIGVSALVIVIEFIEFIKTKFKKQKGEEECNK from the coding sequence ATGATATTTAAAGATAAAATTCTAGAATGAAAAGTTAAATTAAAACAATATAATTTTGAATGAAAATATAAACTTTTTGTTTGTGCTCCTATTTTGATTTTTCTAATAGGATCTGATCTAATAACTAAAATTATCGTTGCAAACAAATTTGAACTAGGTCAAGAAGCTAAACTAATTCCAGGATTTATAAAACTTAAATATACAATTAATTTAGGTATGGCTTATGGTGGATTAGAAGACAAACAATACTTAGTAATTTCAATAGCTAGTATAATAACTTTCTTATTAATAATCTTTTTCATATTTTTAAATAATAAAAAATGATTGATTGCTTTAGTGTTTATTTTATCTGGAAGTTTTGCTAATTTAATTGCTAGATCATGAGCTCCTTTAAATGAAAATTCAAAACCTGGTGGAGTTATTGACTTTTTAGTATGAGATATATCTTGAGTTAAAGCTAGTTATATTTTTAACTTAGCTGATTTATGAGTTAATGTTGGAATTGGAGTTAGTGCTTTAGTTATAGTAATAGAATTTATCGAATTTATTAAAACTAAATTTAAAAAACAAAAAGGTGAAGAAGAATGCAACAAATAA
- the glpK gene encoding glycerol kinase GlpK, with amino-acid sequence MEKYILTLDEGTTSARSLITNKKGEIIAVEQAEFTQYFPKEGWVEHDAIEIWNTQRSTLIQVLNKSNISPEQIEAIGITNQRETVVVWNKETGLPIYNAIVWQDQRTADYCQTFSQEDVDMVKERSGLIINPYFSATKVKWILDNVENARKLAEEGKLMFGTINTWLIYRLTGGEVFVTDHTNAQRTLLYNIKTNTWDDELLKLFDIPKNILPEIKSTSEVYGLTFKGLFSKGDEHQIRIASSIGDQQSALFGQLCVEKGQVKVTYGTGCFILTNTGEEIVKSNHGLLTTVAYSFKDKVYYALEGSVMIAGAAVQWLRDNLRIIYNAIETEWYAGQVKDDRRVYVVPSFTGLGSPYWDSYSRGAIFGLDRGTRREHIVRATLEAIAYQANDVVEAMGKDMKKTIEIFKVDGGAANNKFMMQFQSNISQSKVIKPTNVETTAMGAAFMAGLAVGYWKDIEEIKQTYKVDFELTPEISKQEVEKLIKGWKVAVQRTFSWTTEIE; translated from the coding sequence ATGGAAAAATACATATTAACACTAGATGAAGGTACAACTAGTGCCAGATCTTTAATAACTAATAAAAAAGGTGAAATTATAGCTGTTGAACAAGCTGAATTTACTCAATACTTTCCAAAAGAAGGGTGAGTAGAACATGATGCAATTGAAATTTGAAATACTCAACGTTCAACATTAATTCAAGTTTTAAATAAATCAAATATTTCACCAGAACAAATTGAAGCTATCGGTATCACTAACCAACGTGAAACTGTTGTAGTTTGAAATAAAGAAACTGGTTTACCAATTTATAATGCAATTGTTTGACAAGATCAAAGAACTGCTGACTATTGCCAAACATTTAGCCAAGAAGATGTTGATATGGTAAAAGAAAGATCGGGTTTAATTATTAATCCTTACTTTTCTGCAACTAAAGTAAAATGAATTTTAGATAATGTTGAAAATGCTAGAAAATTAGCTGAAGAAGGAAAATTAATGTTCGGAACAATTAACACTTGATTAATTTACAGATTAACAGGTGGAGAAGTATTTGTAACTGATCATACAAATGCTCAAAGAACATTATTATACAACATTAAAACAAATACATGAGATGATGAATTATTAAAATTATTTGATATTCCAAAAAACATACTTCCAGAAATTAAATCAACAAGTGAAGTTTATGGGTTAACATTCAAAGGATTATTCTCAAAAGGTGATGAACACCAAATCAGAATTGCTTCATCAATCGGAGATCAACAATCAGCACTATTCGGTCAATTATGTGTTGAAAAAGGTCAAGTAAAAGTAACTTATGGAACAGGATGTTTCATTCTAACTAACACAGGTGAAGAAATAGTTAAATCAAATCACGGATTATTAACAACTGTTGCTTATTCATTTAAAGATAAAGTGTATTATGCACTAGAAGGTTCAGTAATGATTGCTGGAGCTGCTGTTCAATGATTAAGAGATAACTTAAGAATTATTTACAACGCTATTGAAACAGAATGATATGCAGGTCAAGTAAAAGATGATAGAAGAGTTTATGTTGTACCATCATTTACTGGATTAGGTTCACCATACTGAGATTCATACTCACGTGGAGCTATTTTTGGATTAGATAGAGGAACAAGACGTGAACACATTGTAAGAGCAACATTAGAAGCTATTGCTTATCAAGCAAACGACGTTGTTGAAGCAATGGGAAAAGATATGAAAAAAACTATCGAAATCTTTAAAGTTGACGGAGGAGCTGCAAACAATAAATTTATGATGCAATTCCAATCAAACATTAGTCAATCTAAAGTAATTAAACCAACTAATGTTGAAACAACAGCTATGGGAGCAGCATTTATGGCAGGATTAGCTGTAGGTTACTGAAAAGATATCGAAGAAATTAAACAAACTTATAAAGTTGACTTCGAATTAACACCAGAAATTAGTAAACAAGAAGTTGAAAAACTAATTAAAGGTTGAAAAGTTGCAGTTCAAAGAACATTTAGTTGAACAACAGAAATTGAATAG
- a CDS encoding DNA cytosine methyltransferase: MKTFKSIELFAGAGGLALGLEQAGFEHIALVEFDKYAAETLKFNRPNWNVICEDIQQVSTRDLEKEFNIKAKELDLLSGGAPCQSFSYAGKRLGLEDTRGTMFYHYATFLNKLKPKMFLFENVKGLLTHNKGETFKTIIDIFSQQGYQVSYQVLNALDYQVAQKRERLIVVGIRNDLTNHVKFEFPKKNENRHLVLRDILKDVPKSECAKYSKEKQEIFKLVPAGGCWRDIDEKIAKTYMKSCWYMEGGRTGILRRLSLDEPGLTVLTTPQMKQTERCHPIEVRPFSVRENARIQSFPDDWIFKGSIANQYKQVGNAVPCNLAKYVGISIINSLKGDCENG, translated from the coding sequence ATGAAAACTTTTAAAAGTATTGAACTTTTTGCTGGTGCTGGAGGTTTGGCTTTAGGATTAGAACAAGCTGGATTTGAACACATTGCATTAGTAGAATTTGATAAATACGCTGCAGAAACATTGAAGTTTAATAGACCAAATTGAAATGTAATTTGTGAAGATATACAACAAGTTTCAACACGTGATTTAGAAAAAGAATTTAATATTAAAGCTAAAGAATTAGATTTATTATCAGGTGGTGCTCCTTGTCAAAGTTTTAGTTATGCCGGAAAAAGATTAGGTCTTGAAGATACAAGAGGAACAATGTTTTATCATTATGCAACTTTTTTAAATAAGTTAAAACCTAAAATGTTTTTATTTGAAAATGTTAAAGGATTGTTAACTCATAATAAAGGTGAAACTTTTAAAACTATTATCGATATTTTTTCACAACAAGGTTATCAAGTTAGTTATCAAGTTTTAAATGCTTTAGATTATCAAGTGGCTCAAAAAAGAGAAAGACTAATAGTTGTTGGTATTAGAAATGATTTAACAAATCATGTAAAATTTGAATTTCCTAAAAAGAATGAAAATCGACACTTAGTTTTAAGAGATATTTTAAAAGATGTACCAAAAAGTGAATGTGCAAAATATTCAAAAGAAAAACAAGAAATATTTAAATTAGTACCTGCTGGTGGTTGTTGAAGAGATATTGACGAAAAAATTGCTAAAACATATATGAAGAGTTGTTGATATATGGAAGGCGGACGAACAGGTATTTTAAGAAGATTAAGTTTAGATGAACCTGGACTAACAGTTTTAACAACACCACAAATGAAACAAACAGAAAGATGTCACCCCATAGAAGTAAGACCGTTTAGCGTAAGAGAAAACGCTAGAATACAGTCTTTTCCTGATGATTGAATTTTTAAAGGATCAATAGCTAATCAATACAAGCAAGTAGGAAACGCTGTACCTTGTAACTTAGCTAAATATGTAGGAATCAGTATCATAAACTCTTTAAAAGGAGATTGTGAAAATGGATAA
- a CDS encoding Eco47II family restriction endonuclease gives MDNEFNLNFISQKDFEKHVIDTIKQYKSSLKSINLKRFNKNLIDPIKLIFDKNVFNKEFEEIIKLEISRQRDKTNNNIIGYFHQNIFKYIKNCKVPVQGWDVIFKDDDYTYYVEMKNKHNTMNSSSAAEVYMKMQNHLLNNKKEDNIICALVEVIAKRSQNIPWVMKIDNQKMIGNKQLKRISIDKFYEIITKDKHSFKNLCLQLSKTLEKLVSQNDNIKVEKDSVFEELKEIDNDIVISLYKLAFATYEGFDF, from the coding sequence ATGGATAATGAATTTAATCTAAATTTTATAAGTCAAAAAGATTTTGAAAAACATGTAATAGATACTATCAAACAATATAAGTCTTCATTGAAATCTATTAACTTAAAAAGATTCAATAAAAATCTTATTGATCCGATTAAACTTATTTTTGATAAAAATGTTTTTAATAAGGAATTTGAAGAAATTATAAAATTAGAAATTTCTAGACAAAGAGATAAAACCAATAACAATATAATAGGTTATTTTCATCAAAATATTTTTAAGTATATTAAAAATTGTAAAGTTCCTGTTCAAGGATGAGATGTAATTTTTAAAGATGATGATTATACTTATTATGTTGAAATGAAAAACAAACATAATACAATGAATAGTTCTTCAGCGGCAGAAGTTTATATGAAAATGCAAAATCATTTATTAAATAATAAAAAAGAAGACAATATTATTTGTGCTTTAGTTGAAGTTATTGCTAAAAGATCACAAAATATACCATGAGTTATGAAAATTGATAATCAAAAAATGATTGGTAATAAACAATTGAAAAGAATATCTATAGATAAATTTTATGAAATTATCACAAAAGATAAACACTCATTTAAAAACTTATGTTTGCAACTTTCAAAAACATTAGAAAAACTTGTTAGTCAAAACGATAATATTAAAGTTGAAAAAGATAGCGTATTTGAAGAATTAAAAGAAATTGATAATGATATAGTTATCTCATTATATAAACTAGCGTTTGCTACATATGAAGGATTTGATTTTTAA
- a CDS encoding deoxycytidylate deaminase: MSKRQNYLTWKQYFMLIAKASAMRSKDPSTQVGAIVVNKLNQIMSTGYNGFPRGVSDDEFPWQRQGAEWIDLKYAYVAHAEVNAIVSARTNLTDCDLYVTLFPCNECTKIIIQAGIKKVYYSLDKYHDQKEYVAARRMLDAAKIEYEQLPDIELEVKIN, from the coding sequence ATGTCAAAACGTCAAAATTATTTAACATGAAAACAATACTTTATGTTAATTGCTAAAGCTAGTGCTATGAGAAGTAAAGATCCTTCAACTCAAGTTGGAGCTATTGTTGTTAATAAATTAAATCAAATTATGTCAACAGGTTATAATGGTTTTCCAAGAGGAGTTAGTGATGATGAATTTCCATGACAACGCCAAGGTGCTGAGTGAATTGATCTAAAATATGCTTATGTTGCTCATGCTGAAGTTAATGCGATTGTAAGTGCTAGAACTAATTTAACTGATTGTGATTTATATGTTACTTTATTTCCTTGCAATGAATGTACAAAAATAATTATTCAAGCAGGAATTAAAAAAGTATATTATTCTTTAGATAAATATCACGATCAAAAAGAATATGTTGCTGCAAGAAGAATGCTTGATGCAGCTAAAATAGAATATGAACAATTACCAGATATTGAATTAGAAGTTAAAATAAATTAA
- the rsmB gene encoding 16S rRNA (cytosine(967)-C(5))-methyltransferase RsmB, with protein MNSRQIAFNILKKVFINKSYSNILLNSLSNQTNISKQDKDLVFNIVHGVISNQIYLKHITDKLIDSKKTNKEIQILLWLSIYQFIFLDAIPNYAIVNESVEMAKKINRKTSGFVNAVLNKFSRNITEFSNVSLKNKDLELCIKNSFPYNLYLMLKQQYDKDILDQIVVDNITIPRIYFRVNTLKISTDEFFNKYKDEFNLEKTDVSDCLISNKSIVNTEMYKNGLITIQDKASILVANILNPSLNSNVLDMCSAPGGKLTHISSILQNTGSVIGNEISENKLSLIKDNIKRLGCNNIELINMDGRDISKQEFFDYILLDAPCSGFGVFKRKPEIKLNLDFNQLKATVKLQEQLLENAYKNLKVNGEMVYSTCTINKQENDNQINKFLNKHKDMIKIFEQQIFGFESNTDGFYICKMKKVK; from the coding sequence ATGAATTCTAGACAAATAGCTTTTAATATTTTAAAAAAAGTTTTTATTAATAAATCTTATTCTAATATTTTATTGAACTCTTTATCAAATCAAACTAATATTTCTAAACAAGATAAAGATCTAGTTTTTAATATTGTTCATGGAGTTATTTCTAATCAAATTTATTTAAAACATATTACTGATAAATTAATTGATAGTAAGAAAACTAATAAAGAAATTCAAATACTTTTATGACTTTCAATTTATCAATTTATTTTTTTAGATGCAATTCCTAATTATGCAATAGTTAATGAATCAGTTGAAATGGCTAAAAAAATAAATCGTAAAACTTCAGGTTTTGTAAATGCTGTTTTAAATAAGTTTAGTAGAAACATCACTGAGTTTAGCAATGTTAGTTTAAAAAATAAAGATTTAGAATTATGTATTAAAAATTCTTTTCCATATAATTTGTATTTAATGTTAAAACAACAATACGATAAAGATATTTTAGATCAAATTGTAGTTGATAATATTACAATTCCTAGAATTTATTTTAGAGTGAACACTTTAAAAATTTCAACTGATGAGTTTTTTAATAAGTATAAAGATGAGTTTAATTTAGAAAAAACTGATGTTAGTGATTGTTTGATTTCTAACAAGTCAATTGTAAATACTGAAATGTATAAAAACGGTTTAATCACTATTCAAGATAAAGCTTCAATTTTAGTTGCAAATATTTTAAATCCTAGCTTAAATTCCAATGTATTAGATATGTGCTCTGCTCCTGGTGGAAAACTTACTCATATTAGCAGTATTTTACAAAATACAGGTAGTGTTATTGGTAATGAAATTAGTGAAAATAAATTAAGTTTAATTAAAGATAATATTAAACGTTTAGGATGTAATAATATTGAACTAATCAATATGGATGGTCGAGATATTAGTAAACAAGAATTTTTTGATTATATTTTATTAGATGCTCCTTGTTCAGGATTTGGAGTTTTTAAAAGAAAGCCTGAAATTAAACTAAATTTAGATTTTAATCAATTAAAAGCTACTGTTAAACTTCAAGAACAATTACTTGAAAATGCTTATAAAAATTTAAAAGTTAACGGTGAAATGGTTTATTCTACTTGTACAATTAATAAACAAGAAAATGATAATCAAATTAATAAGTTTTTAAATAAACACAAAGATATGATTAAGATTTTTGAACAACAAATTTTTGGTTTTGAATCAAACACTGATGGATTTTATATATGTAAAATGAAAAAGGTGAAGTAA
- a CDS encoding lysophospholipid acyltransferase family protein, translated as METTTNVVENQQTPTVVVKEKKKDYLHLNKWKMLYMWAPLLNIKRKASKIVRKNRKYPDTYTEEYCYTWVKKAVNKLLYVLDVDIKVEGIENWLDKGVVLAVNHQSNIDPAILLAINNFSKQQPLAFIAKKELWTDKKFKNFVRLIDCIPLDRNSPRSALEAFKEARELVVDYKRSLVIFPEGTRSQSQEMNEFHPASLKVAQMAHAPIIPVSIINSYQVFAKDRPKRVEIKVVFGKPILPSKHISLKTEDLTRFVQKTVQENLNKWEHEKMKYALKKLTKKDIKQLKEEELEKQKKAKKSKKKSVKDIFKIID; from the coding sequence ATTGAAACAACAACTAATGTTGTTGAAAATCAACAAACTCCAACTGTTGTGGTAAAAGAAAAGAAAAAAGATTATTTACATTTAAATAAATGAAAAATGCTTTACATGTGAGCACCTTTATTAAATATAAAAAGAAAAGCTTCAAAAATTGTTAGAAAAAATAGAAAATATCCTGACACTTATACTGAAGAATATTGCTACACATGAGTTAAAAAAGCAGTAAACAAATTATTATATGTTTTAGATGTTGATATAAAAGTTGAAGGAATTGAAAACTGATTAGATAAAGGTGTTGTTTTAGCAGTTAACCATCAATCAAATATTGATCCTGCAATTTTACTTGCAATTAATAATTTCTCAAAACAACAACCATTAGCATTTATTGCAAAAAAAGAATTATGAACTGATAAAAAGTTCAAAAACTTTGTAAGATTAATTGATTGTATTCCTTTAGATAGAAACAGTCCTAGAAGTGCATTAGAAGCATTTAAAGAAGCTAGAGAATTAGTTGTAGATTACAAAAGATCATTAGTAATTTTCCCTGAAGGAACAAGAAGTCAATCTCAAGAAATGAATGAATTCCATCCTGCTTCATTAAAAGTTGCTCAAATGGCACATGCACCAATTATTCCTGTTTCAATTATCAACTCTTATCAAGTATTTGCAAAAGATAGACCAAAAAGAGTTGAGATTAAAGTTGTTTTTGGAAAACCTATTTTACCTTCAAAACATATTTCATTAAAAACTGAAGATCTAACTAGATTTGTTCAAAAAACTGTTCAAGAAAATTTAAATAAATGAGAACACGAAAAAATGAAATATGCTTTAAAAAAATTAACTAAAAAAGATATTAAACAACTTAAAGAAGAAGAATTAGAAAAACAGAAAAAAGCTAAAAAATCTAAGAAAAAATCAGTTAAAGATATCTTTAAAATAATAGATTAA
- a CDS encoding RluA family pseudouridine synthase, whose product MQQIILNSNEISTRLDKLLVELLSDRDFSRSYIQKLIKEGNVIVDGEIINANNFVVKPNTEIIINIDDPKPTDIVAQNIPLDIVYQDDDILIINKQNNIVVHPGAGNFDNTIVNALLGSGVELSSINGELRPGIVHRIDKQTTGLLIIAKNDKAHKRLTEMLTNHEIYKEYYALVWGVIAKNKGIIDAPIGRHENDRKKMAVTIKNSKHAKTNFEVIQRFDNATLIKCNIETGRTHQIRVHFNFIKHPIINDPVYGRLSEKTTDFGQYLHAYKLSFNHPITNKRIEVIAELPKEFNDKIKELGGV is encoded by the coding sequence ATGCAACAAATAATTTTAAATTCTAATGAAATATCAACTAGATTAGATAAACTTTTAGTTGAACTGTTATCTGATAGAGATTTTTCTAGATCATATATTCAAAAATTAATTAAAGAAGGTAATGTTATTGTTGATGGTGAAATAATTAATGCTAATAATTTTGTTGTAAAACCAAATACAGAAATAATTATTAATATTGATGATCCTAAACCAACTGATATTGTTGCTCAAAACATTCCTTTAGATATTGTTTATCAAGATGATGATATTTTAATTATTAATAAACAAAACAATATTGTAGTTCATCCAGGTGCTGGTAATTTTGATAATACTATTGTTAATGCTTTACTTGGAAGTGGAGTTGAACTTTCATCAATTAATGGTGAATTAAGACCAGGAATAGTGCATAGAATAGATAAACAAACTACAGGATTATTAATTATTGCTAAAAATGACAAAGCTCATAAAAGACTAACTGAAATGTTAACTAATCATGAAATTTATAAAGAATATTATGCTTTAGTTTGAGGTGTAATTGCTAAAAATAAAGGTATTATTGATGCTCCTATTGGAAGACATGAAAATGATAGAAAAAAAATGGCAGTTACAATTAAAAATTCAAAACATGCTAAAACAAATTTTGAAGTCATCCAACGTTTTGATAATGCAACTTTAATTAAATGTAATATTGAAACTGGACGAACACATCAAATCAGAGTACATTTTAACTTTATTAAACACCCGATTATAAACGATCCTGTTTATGGTCGATTAAGTGAAAAAACTACTGATTTTGGACAATATCTTCACGCATACAAATTATCATTTAATCATCCAATCACAAATAAACGAATTGAAGTAATTGCAGAGCTACCTAAAGAATTTAATGATAAAATTAAAGAATTAGGAGGTGTTTAA
- the glpO gene encoding type 2 glycerol-3-phosphate oxidase: MKEIKTDICIIGGGIIGSAISRELAKYNKKIVVLEQNPRLALETSGHNSGLVHGGFDPRPETLNAKLNVLGKKRYEDWIREMDFPYLRINSTVVAFNEEEMKHVHMLYERGLINGLDPSELEVIDAEELHKREPNVSKNTIGALVCNSSIAIDPVVLTKTLMRNAIKNGVDLRVNSKVLDIKKENDLFKITTSKDEIITAKVVVNASGHYADVISKLAGYDEFNLVTRRGEYRILDKSQAGIVNSVIFMVPTIHGKGVIVAPMLDGRIMVGPTAEDNVAKEDTLLVTPEMYDKIGAIGQQLIPNIDMTKTCTVYAGSRPIEPSTNDFWIKPAKDDKSFINVAGTKSPAIASCPAIADMVCDLVKDAFTNLEVRTDWNPKEEAILPWN, from the coding sequence ATGAAAGAAATTAAAACAGATATATGTATAATTGGTGGAGGAATTATCGGATCTGCTATTAGTAGAGAACTTGCAAAATACAATAAAAAAATAGTTGTATTAGAGCAAAACCCTAGACTTGCTTTAGAAACTAGTGGTCATAACTCTGGGCTTGTTCATGGTGGATTCGATCCACGTCCTGAAACTTTAAACGCTAAGTTAAATGTTTTAGGTAAAAAACGTTATGAAGATTGAATTAGAGAAATGGATTTTCCTTATTTAAGAATTAATTCAACTGTTGTTGCTTTTAATGAAGAAGAAATGAAACATGTTCACATGCTATATGAACGTGGATTAATCAATGGATTAGATCCTAGTGAACTAGAAGTGATTGATGCTGAAGAACTACATAAGCGCGAACCTAATGTAAGTAAAAATACAATTGGAGCTTTAGTATGTAATTCTTCTATTGCAATTGATCCTGTTGTTTTAACTAAAACTTTAATGAGAAATGCTATTAAAAATGGTGTTGATCTAAGAGTTAATTCAAAAGTTTTAGATATCAAAAAAGAAAATGATCTTTTCAAAATAACTACAAGCAAAGATGAAATAATCACAGCTAAAGTTGTTGTTAATGCGTCTGGTCATTATGCTGATGTAATTTCTAAACTAGCAGGATATGATGAATTTAATTTAGTAACAAGACGTGGTGAATATAGAATTTTAGATAAATCTCAAGCAGGTATTGTAAATTCGGTTATATTCATGGTTCCAACAATTCATGGTAAAGGAGTTATCGTGGCTCCTATGTTAGATGGTAGAATAATGGTAGGACCAACTGCCGAAGATAATGTTGCTAAAGAAGATACTTTATTAGTAACTCCTGAAATGTATGACAAAATAGGAGCAATTGGCCAACAATTAATTCCAAATATAGATATGACAAAAACTTGTACAGTGTATGCTGGATCACGTCCTATCGAACCTTCAACAAATGACTTTTGAATTAAACCTGCAAAAGATGACAAATCATTTATCAATGTAGCAGGAACAAAATCGCCAGCGATTGCAAGCTGTCCAGCAATTGCTGATATGGTGTGTGACTTAGTAAAAGATGCATTTACTAATCTTGAAGTTAGAACAGACTGAAATCCAAAAGAAGAAGCAATTCTTCCATGAAACTAA
- a CDS encoding dihydrofolate reductase gives MIKLIWAQTKNGVIGNNNSLPWDIKEEMQHFRRTTTKKDLVMGRKTFASLNYKPLKNRLNYVLTNNVDKYKDLEKEFDNLIIINSVDPIIEKYAKNQENEIFVIGGKIIYELFLDSADEIIRSIIKKDYQGDTFMRDLDVNKFDKISQEDYEEFYIERWVRK, from the coding sequence ATGATTAAATTAATATGAGCACAAACTAAAAATGGAGTTATTGGAAACAATAATTCTTTACCTTGAGATATTAAAGAAGAAATGCAACATTTCAGAAGAACTACAACAAAAAAAGATTTAGTAATGGGTAGAAAAACATTTGCTTCTTTAAACTATAAACCTTTAAAAAATCGTTTAAATTATGTTCTTACAAATAATGTTGATAAATATAAAGATTTAGAAAAAGAATTTGATAATTTGATTATTATAAATAGCGTTGATCCTATAATTGAAAAATATGCTAAAAATCAAGAAAATGAAATATTTGTAATTGGTGGTAAAATTATTTATGAATTATTCTTAGATTCAGCAGATGAAATAATTAGATCAATTATTAAAAAAGATTATCAAGGTGATACTTTTATGCGTGATCTTGATGTGAATAAATTTGATAAAATTTCTCAAGAAGATTATGAAGAATTTTATATAGAAAGATGAGTTAGAAAATAA